The following are encoded in a window of Pseudomonas graminis genomic DNA:
- a CDS encoding sensor histidine kinase, translating into MEFKQSLAQRIIIAFALMSALVAGCFAMGIVATVHLVEEKLISAGLGGDLTRLLLMDSVNDWNHRPEPDQLFYFSGGPGDFELPKDLRHLEPGFHEVFRGPLSYHAMVEIVDGRHYVLLQDQSDFEERERVLFAVVLVGFVLALALAIFLGWILARRVMAPVVRLARQVRHRDQLLGLAPPLAPDYAADEVGELAVAFDATLGRLRDALTRERMFTSDVSHELRTPLMVLASSCELLLENPALDQRARAQVERVARACEEMRDLVQTFLMLARTQRDDLALYPQLTLHGAAQQLISLWREPIERKGLTLEYLPGEPSETAYNATFLYAVMGNLLRNALHYTEIGFIRLTLREGGFMVEDSGVGIPEEKREAMFQPFVRGTEQRGEGLGLGLSLVQRICENQGWSVSLDTMEPNGCRFSVDMGLRPGKDPMRIPATNVQPV; encoded by the coding sequence ATGGAGTTTAAGCAGAGCCTCGCCCAACGGATCATCATTGCCTTTGCGCTGATGAGCGCGCTGGTTGCCGGGTGCTTCGCGATGGGTATCGTCGCGACGGTGCACCTGGTCGAAGAAAAGCTGATTTCGGCAGGACTGGGCGGCGACCTGACGCGTCTGCTGCTGATGGACAGCGTCAACGACTGGAACCACCGCCCGGAGCCGGATCAGCTGTTTTACTTCAGCGGCGGTCCGGGGGATTTCGAGCTGCCAAAGGACCTGCGGCATCTTGAACCGGGCTTTCACGAAGTGTTTCGCGGGCCTTTGTCGTACCACGCCATGGTTGAGATCGTCGACGGTCGCCACTATGTCTTGCTCCAGGATCAAAGCGATTTCGAAGAGCGTGAGCGCGTGCTGTTCGCCGTCGTGCTGGTGGGCTTTGTGCTGGCATTGGCGCTGGCGATTTTCCTCGGCTGGATACTGGCGCGTCGAGTGATGGCGCCGGTGGTCCGGCTGGCGCGACAGGTGCGTCATCGCGATCAGTTGCTCGGCCTCGCGCCGCCCCTGGCCCCCGACTACGCCGCCGACGAAGTGGGTGAGCTGGCGGTGGCCTTTGACGCCACGCTGGGCCGTCTCCGTGACGCGCTGACCCGCGAGCGGATGTTCACCAGTGATGTCAGCCACGAACTGCGCACGCCGTTGATGGTGCTGGCGAGTTCCTGTGAGCTGCTGCTGGAAAACCCGGCGCTTGACCAACGCGCACGGGCCCAGGTCGAGCGCGTGGCGAGGGCCTGCGAAGAAATGCGCGATCTGGTGCAGACCTTCCTGATGCTCGCCCGCACCCAGCGCGATGACCTGGCGCTTTATCCCCAGCTGACCCTACACGGCGCTGCCCAACAGCTGATCAGCCTGTGGCGCGAACCGATCGAACGCAAAGGCCTGACCCTGGAATACTTGCCCGGTGAGCCTTCCGAAACGGCTTACAACGCGACCTTTCTTTACGCCGTGATGGGCAACCTGCTGCGCAACGCGCTGCACTACACCGAGATCGGCTTTATTCGCCTGACGCTGCGCGAAGGCGGGTTCATGGTTGAGGATTCCGGCGTGGGCATTCCGGAAGAAAAACGTGAGGCGATGTTTCAGCCATTCGTGCGCGGCACCGAGCAACGGGGCGAAGGTCTGGGGCTGGGACTGTCGTTGGTGCAGCGCATCTGCGAAAACCAGGGGTGGTCGGTCAGCCTGGACACCATGGAGCCAAACGGCTGCCGGTTCAGCGTAGACATGGGTTTGCGCCCTGGCAAAGACCCCATGCGGATCCCGGCGACAAATGTACAGCCTGTGTAA